One region of Mugil cephalus isolate CIBA_MC_2020 chromosome 17, CIBA_Mcephalus_1.1, whole genome shotgun sequence genomic DNA includes:
- the LOC125024264 gene encoding interferon alpha-inducible protein 27-like protein 2A yields the protein MTEDIDLEQICKLVVIGGGGVATVLLTPAALAAMGFTSTGIAAGSIAAKLMSYLAITGGGGVAAGGVFATLQSIAMGGLSWLGAGFLGGAGSTAGWVLSRICNGTRTD from the exons ATGACTGAAGACATTGACTTGGAACAAATTT GCAAGTTGGTTGTTATAGGTGGAG GGGGCGTTGCAACTGTGTTACTGACTCCTGCTGCTCTGGCAGCAATGGGTTTCACCTCCACTGGAATAGCAGCAGGCTCCATTGCTGCCAAACTGATGTCCTATTTGGCAATCAcgggtggtggaggagttgcAGCAGGAGGTGTTTTTGCAACCCTTCAGTCAATTG CCATGGGCGGTCTGTCATGGCTTGGCGCTGGATTTTTGGGGGGTGCTGGATCAACAGCAGGATGGGTCCTATCAAGGATCTGTAATGGTACTCGGACAGACTAA
- the LOC125023555 gene encoding galectin-8-like: MSQPDTRSPMSVANAKHTVLNPVIPYTGPIPGGLHPGEIIIIQGTVSPDADSFQIDLSSGCSTKPRSDVALHFSPRFKGSPCVVCNSLLRENWGKEETLPQLPYKRGAPFETIILVHEGIFKVAVNGAHLLEYKHRIPLNRVDTFSICGNVRVHAIGYIPNSAIYSESGDLSLPYKGSILKGLSPGRHITIKGQVSMYPHSFTVNLRNSRTDNIALQLNPRMKSGVFIRNSYLSECWGQEERELPFFPFAPGEYFEILLLCQPHQFKLAVNGSHLFEFRHRVQDLSSIDQLEIMGDLELTDVKLW; the protein is encoded by the exons ATGTCGCAGCCCGACACCAGAAGCCCGATGTCTGTGGCCAATGCCAAACACACCGTTCTCAATCCG GTGATCCCATACACTGGGCCCATACCGGGAGGCCTGCACCCCGGGgagatcatcatcatccaggGCACCGTTTCCCCGGATGCTGACAG CTTTCAGATCGACCTGTCGAGCGGCTGCAGCACCAAGCCGCGCTCCGACGTGGCCCTCCACTTCAGCCCTCGCTTCAAAGGCTCTCCCTGCGTGGTGTGCAACTCCCTGCTGCGGGAGAACTGGGGCAAAGAAGAGACGCTCCCGCAGCTGCCCTACAAACGCGGGGCCCCCTTCGAGACCATCATCCTGGTGCACGAAGGCATCTTCAAG GTGGCGGTGAACGGGGCTCACCTGCTGGAATACAAGCACAGAATCCCTCTGAACAGGGTCGACACGTTTTCCATCTGTGGGAATGTCAGGGTGCACGCCATCGGCTACATCCCAAATTCA GCAATATACTCGGAATCAGGTGACTTG AGCCTCCCTTACAAAGGCAGCATACTCAAAGGACTGAGTCCAGGGCGGCACATCACCATAAAGGGTCAGGTCAGCATGTATCCTCACAG ttttacagtgaacCTCCGCAACAGCCGGACGGACAACATCGCCCTGCAGCTGAACCCCCGCATGAAGTCCGGCGTGTTCATCAGGAACTCGTACCTGAGTGAATGCTGGGGTCAGGAGGAGCGGGAGCTGCCTTTCTTTCCCTTCGCACCAGGGGAGTACTTTGAG attctcctcctctgtcagccCCACCAGTTCAAGCTGGCAGTGAACGGCTCGCACTTGTTCGAGTTCAGACATCGGGTGCAGGACCTGAGCAGCATCGACCAGCTGGAGATCATGGGAGATCTGGAGCTCACCGATGTGAAACTGTGGTGA
- the LOC125024265 gene encoding interferon alpha-inducible protein 27-like protein 2A isoform X1: MDLDIDLEELCKLVVIGAGGVVTVAATPAALAGMGFTATGIAAGSIAAKLMSYLAIMGGGGVAAGGFFATLQSIAMGGLSWLSAGFLGGAGSTAGWVLSRICNGTRTD; this comes from the exons ATGGACCTGGACATTGACTTGGAAGAACTTt GCAAGTTGGTTGTTATAGGTGCAg GGGGCGTTGTAACTGTGGCTGCGACTCCTGCTGCTCTGGCAGGAATGGGTTTCACCGCCACTGGAATAGCAGCAGGCTCCATTGCTGCCAAACTGATGTCCTATTTGGCAATCAtgggtggtggaggagttgcAGCAGGAGGTTTTTTTGCAACCCTTCAGTCAATTG CCATGGGCGGTCTGTCATGGCTTAGCGCTGGATTTTTGGGGGGTGCTGGATCAACAGCAGGATGGGTCCTATCAAGGATCTGTAATGGTACTCGGACAGACTAA
- the LOC125023996 gene encoding interferon alpha-inducible protein 27-like protein 2A — MDWDIDLEELCKLVVISAGGVVTVAATPAALAAMGFTATGIAAGSVAAKLMSYLAIMNGGGVAAGGFFATLQSTGMSGLSWLGTAFMGGAGSFGGWVLSTICNGTRPD, encoded by the exons ATGGACTGGGACATTGACTTGGAAGAACTTt GCAAGTTGGTTGTTATAAGTGCAg GGGGCGTTGTAACTGTGGCTGCGACTCCTGCTGCTCTGGCAGCAATGGGTTTCACCGCCACTGGAATAGCGGCAGGCTCCGTTGCTGCCAAACTGATGTCCTATTTGGCAATCATGAATGGTGGAGGAGTTGCAGCAGGAGGTTTTTTTGCAACCCTTCAGTCAACTg GTATGTCCGGTCTGTCATGGCTTGGCACTGCATTTATGGGGGGTGCTGGATCATTTGGAGGTTGGGTCCTATCAACGATCTGTAACGGTACTCGGCCAGATTAA
- the LOC125024263 gene encoding interferon alpha-inducible protein 27-like protein 2A yields MDLDIDLEELCKLVVIGAGGVATVAATPAALAAMGFTATGIAAGSVAAKLMSYLAIAGGGGVAAGGFFATLQSIAMGGLSWLGAGFLGGAGSTAGWVLSRICNGTGTDSMLLH; encoded by the exons ATGGACCTGGACATTGACTTGGAAGAACTTt GCAAGTTGGTCGTTATAGGTGCAg GGGGCGTTGCAACTGTGGCTGCGACTCCTGCTGCTCTGGCAGCAATGGGTTTCACCGCCACTGGAATAGCAGCAGGCTCCGTTGCTGCCAAACTGATGTCCTATTTGGCCATCgcgggtggtggaggagttgcAGCAGGAGGTTTTTTTGCAACCCTTCAGTCAATTG CCATGGGCGGTCTGTCATGGCTTGGCGCTGGATTTTTGGGGGGTGCTGGATCAACAGCAGGATGGGTCCTATCAAGGATCTGTAATGGTACTGGGACAGACAGTATGTTATTACATTAG
- the LOC125024265 gene encoding interferon alpha-inducible protein 27-like protein 2A isoform X2 → MDLDIDLEEICKLVVIGAGGVVTVAATPAALAGMGFTATGIAAGSIAAKLMSYLAIMGGGGVAAGGFFATLQSIAMGGLSWLSAGFLGGAGSTAGWVLSRICNGTRTD, encoded by the exons ATGGACCTGGACATTGACTTGGAAGAAATTt GCAAGTTGGTTGTTATAGGTGCAg GGGGCGTTGTAACTGTGGCTGCGACTCCTGCTGCTCTGGCAGGAATGGGTTTCACCGCCACTGGAATAGCAGCAGGCTCCATTGCTGCCAAACTGATGTCCTATTTGGCAATCAtgggtggtggaggagttgcAGCAGGAGGTTTTTTTGCAACCCTTCAGTCAATTG CCATGGGCGGTCTGTCATGGCTTAGCGCTGGATTTTTGGGGGGTGCTGGATCAACAGCAGGATGGGTCCTATCAAGGATCTGTAATGGTACTCGGACAGACTAA
- the LOC125023943 gene encoding interferon alpha-inducible protein 27-like protein 2A, giving the protein MDLDIDLEELCKLVVIGAGGVATVAATPAALAAMGFTATGIAAGSVAAKLMSYLAIAGGGGVAAGGFFATLQSIAMGGLSWLGAGFLGGAGSTAGWVLSRICNGTGTDSMLLH; this is encoded by the exons ATGGACCTGGACATTGACTTGGAAGAACTTt GCAAGTTGGTCGTTATAGGTGCAg GGGGCGTTGCAACTGTGGCTGCGACTCCTGCTGCTCTGGCAGCAATGGGTTTCACTGCCACTGGAATAGCAGCAGGCTCCGTTGCTGCCAAACTGATGTCCTATTTGGCCATCgcgggtggtggaggagttgcAGCAGGAGGTTTTTTTGCAACCCTTCAGTCAATTG CCATGGGCGGTCTGTCATGGCTTGGCGCTGGATTTTTGGGGGGTGCTGGATCAACAGCAGGATGGGTCCTATCAAGGATCTGTAATGGTACTGGGACAGACAGTATGTTATTACATTAG